GAGGATCCGGAGTTCTTGCAGCGCTTTCGTTTCGAAGCGCGCACGACGGCTCAACTCAACCACCCCGGTATCGCCGGGATCTACGACTACGGCGAGACGCGCGACGAATCAGGTGAATCGCTGGCGTATCTCGTCATGGAACTCGTCAACGGTGAGCCGCTCAACGCTGTGCTCGGACGGATCGGGAAGCTGCCGCTCGGGCATGCCCTCGACATGCTGGAGCAGACCGGTCGATCGCTTCAGGTCGCGCACTCGGCAGGCGTTGTTCACCGCGATGTGAAACCGGGCAACATTCTGATCACCCCCGCGGGACAGGTGAAGATCACCGATTTCGGGATCGCGAAAGCTGTCGACGCGTCACCGGTCACCAGGACCGGCATGGTCATGGGCACCGCCCAGTACATTGCTCCCGAACAGGCTCTCGGCGACGAAGCCACCTCGGCCAGCGACGTCTACTCCCTCGGTGTCGTCGGCTATGAGGTGCTCTCGGGTACGCGGCCGTTCCTGGGCGACGGTGCACTCACCGTCGCGATGAAGCATGTCCGGGAGATGCCCGCCCCGTTGCCCGCCGACCTGCCGCCGTCCGTTCGTGAGCTCATCGAGATCACGATGGCCAAGGATCCCGCGGCCCGGTACGCGAGCGGCGGTGAGTTCGCAGACGCTGTTGCCGCCGTGCGTGCCGGCCGACGACCTCCAGCTCCCGGAAACGGTCGGGGTCCGGGTACCGGCCGCGTTCTGATGCCTGGGGTCGTGGCCGCCGCAGGCGTCAGTCCCGACAGCACTCAGATGATGCCGACGTCGCAGAACCGTTACACGGGGCCGTCCACGGGCGCTGCGGTTCCCGCCACGCCGGAACCGACGGGGATGACTTCCGCCCAGAAGGCCCTCGCTTGGGGTGGCGCTGGTCTCCTGGTGCTGGCGGTCATCATCGGTGGCTACGTGCTGCTGACGGGAGGGCAGGGATCGCCGGCGCCGTTCACGCCCCCGACAACTACGACGAAGCCTGCCCCGACCACGACGACCACCACCACGGAACCGACCACCACGGAACCGACCACCACCCGGGAAACCACCACGACCACGCCACCGCCGACTACGACCACGACGGAACCGACGACCACGACCACCGCGCCGCCGACGACCACGACGACGGCCCCAGCGGCGACGACGACAAGTGGTGGGTTCACCCTGCCGCAGTTGACTCTCCCGTCGCTGCCCGGTGCCGGTGACGAAGAAAATACCGGTGACACCGGACCCGGCGGCGCCTCCACACCTCAACTCGGACCTGATCGACAAGGACAACCATGACGACTCCCCGCAATCTCTCCTCCCGCTACGAGTTGGGTGAGATTCTCGGCTTCGGTGGCATGTCCGAGGTCCACCTTGCGCGCGACAGTCGACTCGACCGTGATGTGGCCATCAAGGTGCTGCGAGCGGATCTCGCTCGCGATCCCACGTTCTATCTTCGGTTCCGACGCGAGGCGCAGAACGCCGCAGCTCTCAACCATCCAGCGATCGTGGCGGTCTACGACACCGGTGAGGCCGAGACCGAAGCCGGCCCGCTGCCGTTCATCGTCATGGAGTACGTCGACGGCAATACTTTGCGTGACATCGTCCGCGCCGACGGTCCGATGACACCGCGCCATGCGATGGAGGTCATCGCCGACGTCTGTGCGGCTCTCGACTTCAGCCATCGCAACGGAATCGTGCATCGCGATGTCAAACCAGCGAACGTCATGATCAACAACGCCGGTGCAGTCAAGGTGATGGACTTCGGTATCGCCCGCGCGATTGCCGA
This region of Rhodococcus sp. PAMC28707 genomic DNA includes:
- a CDS encoding serine/threonine-protein kinase yields the protein MPLKNGAVIAQRYRLLRLIATGGMGQVWEAMDNRLDRNVAVKVLKAEFSEDPEFLQRFRFEARTTAQLNHPGIAGIYDYGETRDESGESLAYLVMELVNGEPLNAVLGRIGKLPLGHALDMLEQTGRSLQVAHSAGVVHRDVKPGNILITPAGQVKITDFGIAKAVDASPVTRTGMVMGTAQYIAPEQALGDEATSASDVYSLGVVGYEVLSGTRPFLGDGALTVAMKHVREMPAPLPADLPPSVRELIEITMAKDPAARYASGGEFADAVAAVRAGRRPPAPGNGRGPGTGRVLMPGVVAAAGVSPDSTQMMPTSQNRYTGPSTGAAVPATPEPTGMTSAQKALAWGGAGLLVLAVIIGGYVLLTGGQGSPAPFTPPTTTTKPAPTTTTTTTEPTTTEPTTTRETTTTTPPPTTTTTEPTTTTTAPPTTTTTAPAATTTSGGFTLPQLTLPSLPGAGDEENTGDTGPGGASTPQLGPDRQGQP